Sequence from the Mixophyes fleayi isolate aMixFle1 chromosome 4, aMixFle1.hap1, whole genome shotgun sequence genome:
GAGGATGCAGAACAGCATGGATGCCTGACACATTAAGCAGATAGTATTAATTCACACCAATATATGCACAGTTAGCTGACAACTCATTATGTTTCATTTACTAccacaaataaaaacatacaagtagaatgtaaaattgtaaaaaatttaatttattaacaaaaatatagTACTCAAAAAATAAATAGCTTAATTGAGGTTTTAAAGCACCAATAAAAGTCATGTCTATCTCTTTGTAGCAACTCAGTCCTCTGCTCATAAGGGGGCAGCTTCTCCCCAAAAGCCTTGCTGGGGGATTGCGCCGATCTAGTCCAAGATTGAGCATGTTCATGGCACAGCTAGGTGCCCCATTCAGCTTCCATTTTTTCGGCTGGTACAACTCATCTCCTTCAATCACCCTGAAGACTTGTGTGCAGTCTCTCAGGGAGCAGTCGGTCCTTTGTAACAGCCTCTTCCGAGCACGTGTCTCAAACTCACCAAGACAGTCTTTTGAGATTAGATTGCAAGCTCGGCGGAACAGTCTGGATACCGCGTCTCTTGAGACATGTTTAAGCAGTGACAGGCTTGTCAGAGCGTCGTCTTGGATGCTCTCCGGAACAAACGTCTGAGAATCACTTCTgtgcttagattgtaagctgtgcgGTCAAGCTGCTCAGATGACCTTTATGGGAAGTTTCCTGAGCTTGAGGAACTGCAGGATCTTGTCTCTGGTCCTCTGCTTGAGGGCCAGCAATGCCCTTGCTTTCTCCTCATTGTCCTGGCCAATGCAGAAGATGATtctggctctgtcctcggccTTCTTATCCCCGTTCTTTTTGAACAGCCTCTGCAGGGAGTCCTGATCCACTCCCTCAAAGATGTTGGCTGTGGCTCTCTTGCGGGAGGCGGTGTGGAAGTGGTAGCCGTGCACGGAGGGGCTGACTCTCAGGGAGGTGGACATGGTGGTCTCTGGGCAGTGTGATGATCACTGTGTCTGGTCTGTAGACGTGACTGTCACAACTGGTGCTGTGTGAGTGTGATCAGCCTGAGCTGCTTATATATCCTGAGAGCTGCATTAATCACCACCCCCGGGGAGGGACCGGAACTAGGACTTTAACCCCTTCCAGACCTTCCTTGCAGCCTCTGGAGCATTGGGATTGTGCAGAGTCAAATAAAATCGCCCTCTGCAAGATGATTCTTTTCCTAaacattaaattgttttatttacacaGTCTCGTTTCAGCCAAAACCGCATCCTGTTTTGCAGAGCACATTTCTGTACTATCTGTGCTGATAACCTGCATTCTATGTGTATGGAAGGTGCAGACATCTGTGGAAATCCGCAGAGCATCCTTCTCTGCAAACTACCTATTAGCAGGGGAAAGACATCGGCAGATTTGGGGTATCATATTAAAATGCCATTTATAAAATAGTGACAAACATGGAAACCTTTAATAAACAGATGCAAACAAGTCCTTAATGATAAACACCAACTCCCACTCCCCTGTGTAATACAGAAATGTTTATGTAAGTGTAAGCTCTACAGCTTATATTTTCCCTGAAGACATTCTAGATGATTTTTTGTTTATTCTTGGTGTAAAAATACAAGGTGATCtttcattttatttgtgttgtttgtGTATTGCTTAATAATAAGGAATACTACTTATTTAACTTTTAGACATGTGTTTTGCATTTATGGAGTTTCCCCATTATTAAACACTCTTCCTGAATCAGCCTGTAGACAACTTACCCTATAAACAAGCACAGTCCTTCCAGTAAAATATAGGAACTTCAAGGGAGTAACCACAGAAATAATATATTAAGCCTTGCAGCAATGGGAATGAGTTTCTGTCACATTTTCCAAGGGCAATTGCATTGTTATCAAgttagcaaaaaaaaaccaactttgATTGCTTTATGTGTAGGTCCCAGACTGAAATGGGTTATGTGTGTCCGAGCCAATAGATCAGGATATATTTCTGAGCGACAATTTAGAATAGAATAAGAATTGAGCTATCTTTACATAAAATCGTGTGCACTCCAGTAGACATGCAACTTTGTTGCTGAAACtgttggaatttttttttgcaattgtgGTTATGTTTTAGTTATTAAGCTGCaacactagcagcaatgtaagaTTCAGTTTTTGGGGGAAaaacagagaaataaaaatatttaaatttattatgcCATTGTTTTAGTTTTCATCTTATGAAACATAGTTGCACCCAATTGGTAATAGCTTCCCATCAGCAAAGCCTGAGATTATAACTGCTGCTAGAGatgctggtgctttataaatctGCAATTACAACAAAttcttaataaataatataagtcACTATACGTTAGAAATGCATTGAATGTCTCCTACATGGaatttaattgtttttcattttgtgtTTAGTTCTGCTTTAAAAAAACCCAACATGGGTGATATAGAATGCAGCATTATATCGACCAGAAATCCATGGTGTCCTGAAGGGATTAAACACTCTGCTAATGTGAAATAAAACTGaagtgtgtggaactacaagttccagaatTTCAGAACCTGCCTGCATCTTGACACAGGTGGGagatacaatatattttacacattacccagacccccccccccccactccctcccaGCTTGGCACAGCGTGGTGCTGGATGCCGGTTTTGTAGGTGGACCCTACACTCGTCATCTGTCTCTATTTGCAGATACCAGCATAGGCCATGTGCACGGGTGCTGCTTAAACCCCTAGGGAGTGTGGGGGGGacacacatttttaaacaaaaatgtgaattttagttacaatgcagccatcatcatcatgtatcttTAATATAGCCGCATCAGGATGCACTAAAAGTGTACCTTGATGCCGTCATATACTTACACAGTATTTTGAgttcttaagatatgtgcaactcaaaatatacaAGCTAGGCCACAATTCTGCAGCatcattttatgtacattaatgTTAAATAAGTTTGAGTTTATACTTTTTTGTGTCTGCAGACCTGTTTGAGCTTAAGTGttttcactttttaaaatataacagtGAACGTGTTTGGAGGTTATTGTGATTTGTCGAACTGTAGAACCAAGTTTGAGCATCCGTGCCCACTACAAGCGGTCCTTGTGTATATCCTCCAGGGGTTACTTGTCTCCAACAGAACATCACAAATGTAACAGGGGCGAGAACATTCTGCACGGTTTGAGCATTTACAGGGTGTATGCTAAATATAGAACAAAGAGTTGTGTCAGGAAACTGCTAAACATTATATAAAGGGTTCACTTAATGCGAGGGATGTAAGAAGACAGGTTTTACAAGCAATTTGTTTAATTAGAACATAAACAATAACACAGACAGCTGAGCACTCACGTAGGGAACCGATAGAGTAACCCTCGGATTGCCATGTCAGTAGTGACTATATatgctgtatgtatatatatatatatattagcacacAAGGGACATAAATGCATTTAGTCTTTGAGGCTAGTACCACTGGCAAATGGGACTTAGGCCTAAGTGCTCCTAAGGGCTCCACTTGTGTAAGTTCAGACTTGTTTACAGTTttacataaataatgaaatgtcTTTAGTTTTAGCTCCTCACTGTATTTGTCTACATACATTCTATTAGTGCATTTTTATATTAGTGACTTTTTAATAAGCTGTTTTTCATGGTAATCTGTGTTTGGAAGACTGGCACTATATCTGTGTATATTGATAGACAGTAATACAATTTAATTTGTGTTTC
This genomic interval carries:
- the TCIM gene encoding transcriptional and immune response regulator, whose protein sequence is MSTSLRVSPSVHGYHFHTASRKRATANIFEGVDQDSLQRLFKKNGDKKAEDRARIIFCIGQDNEEKARALLALKQRTRDKILQFLKLRKLPIKVI